A DNA window from Mycolicibacter terrae contains the following coding sequences:
- a CDS encoding glucose 1-dehydrogenase, which produces MGRVEGKVALISGGARGMGAAHARALAAEGAKIVIGDVLDEEGTKLADELGPDTARFVRLDVTRPEQWQAAAATAVDAFGSLDVLVNNAGIAKYNALENFDLAGWQQVLDVNLTGTMLGMHAAVAPMKAAGGGSIINISSVEGMRGTAGLYGYVASKWGVRGLAKAAAVELAPHNIRINSVLPGLIRTRMTIAIPDDSLQIPLGRGAKSAEVSTAVVFLASDESSYMTGADLVIDGGLSVGIPHKTG; this is translated from the coding sequence ATGGGACGAGTCGAGGGCAAGGTTGCCCTGATCAGCGGCGGCGCGCGGGGCATGGGTGCAGCACACGCACGGGCACTGGCCGCAGAGGGCGCGAAGATCGTGATCGGCGACGTCCTCGACGAGGAGGGCACCAAGCTCGCCGACGAGCTGGGTCCCGACACCGCGCGGTTCGTCCGCCTCGACGTCACCCGGCCCGAGCAATGGCAGGCGGCCGCCGCGACCGCGGTCGACGCCTTCGGCAGCCTCGACGTCCTGGTGAACAACGCCGGGATCGCCAAGTACAACGCGCTGGAAAACTTCGACCTCGCCGGCTGGCAGCAGGTCCTCGACGTCAATCTGACCGGCACCATGCTGGGCATGCACGCCGCGGTCGCCCCGATGAAGGCAGCCGGCGGTGGCTCCATCATCAACATCTCCTCGGTGGAGGGAATGCGCGGCACCGCCGGTCTGTACGGCTACGTCGCGTCGAAATGGGGGGTGCGCGGGCTGGCCAAGGCCGCCGCCGTGGAACTGGCGCCGCACAACATCCGGATCAACAGTGTGCTGCCCGGGCTGATCCGCACCCGGATGACGATCGCGATCCCCGACGACTCGCTACAGATTCCGCTGGGCCGGGGCGCCAAGTCCGCGGAGGTGTCCACCGCGGTGGTCTTCCTGGCCTCGGACGAGTCCTCCTATATGACCGGGGCCGACCTGGTCATCGACGGAGGCCTGTCTGTGGGCATCCCACACAAGACCGGCTAG
- a CDS encoding NDMA-dependent alcohol dehydrogenase, whose protein sequence is MKTKGALLWELNSPWRVDEIDLGDPVDGEVQVRMHAAGMCHSDYHLTTGATPIGLPALGGHEGAGVITKVGRGVTGLEEGDHVVMAFIPACGSCPPCMKGFRSLCDRGAVLLGGKAIADGTNRIHAGSQAVSPMNLLGTFSPYMTVHQDSVVKIDHDVPFETAAIMGCAVPTGFGSATNVAEVKPGETVIIVGVGGIGMSALQGAVLSGARRVIAIDPVPFKRDAAVKFGATHVYPSMSEALMPVMEETWGLMADKVIIAVGDMKGEYVEEALTLTAKTGTCVVTGMGSMVDADVKLNLFLFTMLQKTLKGNIFGGGSSHIETPRLVGLYKSGLLKIDEMITTTYKLENINDGYQDMVDGKNIRGVITFDESDW, encoded by the coding sequence ATGAAGACCAAGGGCGCATTGTTGTGGGAGCTGAACTCGCCGTGGCGGGTCGACGAGATCGACCTGGGCGACCCCGTCGACGGTGAGGTCCAGGTCCGGATGCACGCCGCGGGTATGTGCCACTCCGACTACCACCTGACCACCGGCGCGACCCCGATCGGCCTGCCGGCGCTCGGCGGCCACGAGGGCGCCGGCGTCATCACCAAGGTCGGCAGGGGGGTGACCGGCCTGGAAGAGGGCGACCACGTCGTGATGGCCTTCATCCCGGCCTGCGGTTCCTGCCCGCCGTGCATGAAGGGTTTCCGCTCGCTGTGTGACCGCGGGGCGGTCCTGCTCGGCGGCAAGGCGATCGCCGACGGCACCAACCGGATCCACGCCGGATCCCAGGCGGTCTCCCCGATGAACCTGCTCGGCACCTTCTCCCCGTACATGACCGTGCACCAGGACTCGGTGGTCAAGATCGATCACGACGTGCCGTTCGAGACGGCGGCGATCATGGGTTGCGCGGTGCCCACCGGATTCGGGTCGGCCACCAACGTCGCCGAGGTCAAGCCCGGCGAGACCGTCATCATCGTCGGCGTCGGCGGTATCGGCATGAGCGCCCTGCAGGGCGCGGTGCTCTCCGGCGCTCGACGTGTCATCGCGATCGACCCGGTGCCGTTCAAGCGCGACGCGGCCGTCAAGTTCGGCGCCACCCACGTGTACCCGTCGATGTCCGAGGCCCTGATGCCGGTCATGGAAGAGACCTGGGGTCTGATGGCCGACAAGGTGATCATCGCCGTCGGCGACATGAAGGGCGAATACGTCGAAGAGGCGCTGACGCTGACCGCCAAGACCGGCACCTGCGTGGTCACCGGCATGGGATCGATGGTCGACGCCGACGTCAAGTTGAACCTGTTCCTGTTCACCATGTTGCAGAAGACGTTGAAGGGCAACATCTTCGGCGGCGGCAGCTCGCACATCGAGACGCCGCGACTGGTGGGCCTCTACAAGTCCGGGCTGCTCAAGATCGACGAGATGATCACCACGACCTACAAGCTCGAGAACATCAACGACGGCTATCAGGACATGGTCGACGGCAAGAACATCCGCGGCGTGATCACCTTCGACGAGTCGGACTGGTGA
- a CDS encoding pirin family protein produces MPPTLDMRRAADRAVTRAPWLTSRHSFSFNDYYDPDNTHHGLLLVNNDDVVAPASGFETHPHRDAEIVTWVLSGELGHRDSLGNSGVIGPGLAQRMSAGTGILHSERNESDHAPVHFVQMWIMPDTPGRTPGYQQRDIGDALAGGGLVTVASGSDPDAAITIGNADATLYAARLAPGGSVELPDAPYLHLFIADGRADLEGVGPLDTGDAVRFTGGAGQRVHAEAPAEILVWEMRGRLGG; encoded by the coding sequence ATGCCTCCCACGCTCGACATGCGGCGGGCCGCAGACCGGGCGGTCACCCGCGCACCGTGGCTCACCTCGCGGCATTCGTTCTCGTTCAACGACTACTACGACCCGGACAATACCCATCACGGTCTGCTGCTGGTCAACAACGACGACGTGGTGGCACCGGCGTCCGGTTTCGAAACCCACCCGCACCGCGACGCCGAGATCGTCACCTGGGTGCTGTCCGGCGAATTGGGCCACCGCGACTCACTCGGCAACTCCGGGGTGATCGGCCCGGGCTTGGCGCAGCGGATGTCGGCCGGCACCGGCATCCTGCATTCGGAGCGCAACGAATCCGATCACGCCCCGGTGCATTTCGTGCAGATGTGGATCATGCCGGACACCCCGGGGCGCACTCCGGGTTACCAGCAGCGCGACATCGGCGACGCGCTGGCGGGCGGCGGTCTGGTCACGGTCGCCTCGGGCAGCGATCCCGACGCGGCGATCACCATCGGCAACGCCGACGCCACGCTGTACGCCGCCCGATTGGCGCCCGGCGGCAGCGTCGAACTGCCCGACGCGCCGTATCTGCATCTGTTCATCGCTGATGGCCGGGCCGATCTGGAGGGCGTCGGCCCACTGGACACCGGTGACGCGGTCCGATTCACCGGCGGCGCCGGTCAGCGGGTGCACGCCGAGGCGCCGGCCGAGATCCTGGTGTGGGAGATGCGGGGCCGGCTCGGCGGCTGA
- a CDS encoding phosphodiester glycosidase family protein — protein sequence MPTPAAFARRLAAGCSAVLLCAALAIGPGQPTAHAAAQDQVAAAIARTPGSYLVYNFGGGHPAPMLNAAGDWYEMSNGGHLVVLKAASQRIEPHLLVDSHSGSQSRCERDPRARTSEGLLQASELYTPLQAWQVLGRPLVAINANFFDIRGQRGGSWRTTKCSSPLGAYVDNTRGKGRANVAVTGTIPYAGKQGLSGGNEHWSTLTTMILPTRGAPYVLWPRGGRDGGDYDAAGPTITGLVERGDRFVAVSGLGLLAPGVTGQLNDGGPSAARTALGYSRAKDEMYIFQGGSYTPDNMQDLFRGLGSDHAILLDGGTSSAVVLRRDSGGMWTGAGVPRGSCDTAQVLCDAHERALPSWLALN from the coding sequence GTGCCGACTCCAGCGGCTTTTGCGCGTCGCCTAGCAGCCGGCTGCAGCGCGGTGCTGCTCTGCGCAGCCCTGGCGATCGGCCCCGGCCAGCCGACCGCGCACGCCGCCGCCCAAGACCAGGTGGCTGCCGCGATCGCCCGCACCCCGGGCTCCTACCTGGTCTACAACTTCGGCGGTGGGCATCCCGCACCGATGCTCAACGCCGCCGGGGACTGGTACGAGATGTCCAACGGGGGGCACCTGGTGGTCCTCAAGGCGGCCTCGCAGCGCATCGAGCCGCACCTGCTGGTCGACAGCCACAGCGGTTCCCAGAGCCGCTGCGAACGCGATCCGCGGGCCCGCACCAGCGAGGGGCTGCTACAGGCTTCCGAGCTGTACACACCGCTGCAGGCCTGGCAGGTGCTGGGCCGGCCGTTGGTGGCGATCAACGCCAACTTCTTCGACATCCGCGGGCAGCGGGGCGGATCCTGGCGGACCACCAAATGCAGTTCACCGCTGGGCGCCTACGTCGACAACACCCGCGGCAAAGGCCGGGCCAACGTCGCCGTCACCGGCACGATCCCCTACGCCGGCAAGCAGGGACTGTCCGGCGGCAATGAGCACTGGTCGACGTTGACCACGATGATCCTGCCGACCCGTGGCGCACCATATGTGTTGTGGCCGCGCGGCGGCCGCGACGGCGGGGACTACGACGCGGCCGGCCCGACGATCACCGGCCTGGTGGAACGCGGGGACCGGTTCGTCGCGGTGAGCGGGCTGGGCCTGTTGGCCCCGGGCGTCACCGGCCAACTCAACGACGGCGGACCGAGCGCGGCACGCACCGCCCTGGGTTATTCGCGGGCCAAAGACGAGATGTACATCTTCCAGGGCGGCAGCTACACACCGGACAATATGCAGGATCTGTTCCGCGGGCTGGGCAGCGATCACGCCATCCTGCTCGACGGCGGTACGTCGTCTGCGGTCGTGCTGCGCCGCGACTCCGGTGGCATGTGGACCGGGGCCGGTGTGCCGCGCGGATCCTGCGACACCGCTCAGGTGCTGTGCGACGCTCACGAACGCGCGCTGCCCAGCTGGTTGGCGCTCAACTAG
- a CDS encoding Mce protein, with translation MSDREDEEAADLETGTETAAETAEEPETVTVESPPAEAEAEAEAEAEAVEETADAVPATAKSSRWRWIAAAVLVLGLIGVAYEGWLLYAHHQRAVAAAQALDAAEKYTLVLTGVDPGAIDKNFAEVLDGATGEFKDMYAASSEQLRQLLIENKAAAHGTVIDAAVKSATKNKVEVLLFVDQAVSNKAAPQTKIDRSRIVMTMEKVNGRWLAAKVDMP, from the coding sequence GTGTCGGACCGTGAAGACGAGGAAGCGGCCGACCTCGAAACGGGGACCGAAACGGCGGCCGAGACCGCCGAGGAGCCCGAGACGGTGACCGTCGAGTCGCCGCCCGCCGAGGCCGAGGCCGAGGCTGAAGCAGAGGCTGAGGCCGTCGAGGAGACCGCCGACGCTGTCCCCGCGACGGCGAAGAGCTCAAGGTGGCGGTGGATCGCCGCTGCGGTGCTGGTGCTGGGCCTGATCGGTGTGGCCTACGAGGGCTGGCTGCTGTACGCCCACCATCAGCGCGCGGTGGCCGCGGCGCAGGCGCTCGACGCCGCCGAGAAGTACACCCTGGTGCTGACCGGGGTGGATCCGGGCGCGATCGACAAGAACTTCGCCGAGGTCCTCGACGGGGCCACCGGCGAGTTCAAGGATATGTATGCCGCATCCAGCGAGCAGCTCCGCCAACTGCTGATCGAGAACAAGGCCGCCGCGCACGGCACCGTCATCGACGCGGCGGTCAAGTCCGCCACCAAGAACAAGGTCGAGGTGCTGCTGTTCGTCGATCAGGCGGTGAGCAACAAGGCCGCTCCGCAGACGAAGATCGACCGCAGTCGCATCGTGATGACCATGGAGAAGGTGAACGGGCGCTGGCTGGCCGCCAAAGTCGACATGCCGTGA
- a CDS encoding MlaE family ABC transporter permease: MTTQAQREFADEAPLDGVAAIEDWTVGYVNRHPLASLTTVGEQCVLAVRTVQFFFIDLFTGRFQWGEFVRQSAFMANTAVLPTILVALPIGVTLSIQFALLANQVGATSLAGAAAGLAVIRQAASLVAAMLMAAAVGSAITADLGSRTMREETDAMEVMGVSVIRRLVVPRFGAAIMVGVALTGITCFVGFLASYLFNVYFQKGAPGSFVATFSSFATTGDMVVALIKAVVYGAIVAVVSCQKGLSTRGGPAGVANSVNASVVESILVLMIVNVGISELYNVLYPRTGL; the protein is encoded by the coding sequence ATGACCACTCAGGCACAGCGTGAGTTCGCCGATGAGGCGCCCCTTGACGGGGTGGCCGCTATCGAAGACTGGACCGTCGGCTACGTCAACCGCCACCCGCTGGCATCGCTGACCACGGTCGGCGAGCAGTGCGTCCTGGCAGTGCGCACCGTGCAGTTCTTCTTCATCGACCTGTTCACCGGCCGCTTCCAGTGGGGCGAGTTCGTCCGGCAGAGCGCATTCATGGCCAACACCGCGGTGCTGCCGACGATCCTGGTGGCGCTGCCGATCGGGGTGACGCTGTCCATCCAGTTCGCACTGCTGGCCAACCAGGTCGGGGCGACCTCGCTGGCCGGCGCGGCCGCCGGGCTGGCCGTCATCCGTCAAGCCGCCTCCCTGGTGGCGGCGATGCTGATGGCCGCCGCGGTCGGCTCGGCCATCACCGCCGACCTGGGCTCGCGCACCATGCGCGAGGAGACCGACGCCATGGAGGTGATGGGCGTCTCGGTGATCCGCCGCCTGGTGGTCCCGCGCTTCGGCGCGGCCATCATGGTCGGCGTCGCCCTGACCGGGATCACCTGCTTCGTCGGGTTCCTGGCCAGCTATCTGTTCAACGTTTACTTCCAGAAGGGTGCGCCCGGCAGCTTCGTGGCGACCTTCTCCTCGTTCGCCACCACCGGCGACATGGTCGTCGCGCTGATCAAGGCGGTGGTCTACGGCGCGATCGTCGCGGTGGTGTCCTGCCAGAAGGGGCTGTCCACCCGGGGCGGGCCGGCCGGTGTGGCCAACTCGGTGAACGCGTCGGTGGTCGAGTCGATCCTGGTGCTGATGATCGTCAACGTCGGCATCAGCGAGCTCTACAACGTGCTGTATCCCCGGACGGGGTTGTGA
- a CDS encoding ABC transporter permease: protein MTVSPYVPAIARPLLRAYRMASGPTIRLGHMLVFFGRAAAGVPTVLRHYRREFVRLLSDIAWGNGSIVVGGGTAGVAVVLGFTAGALVAIEGYNFLNLLGLGPATGIISSLVNTRELAPIMASMAFAMQAGCRFTAQLGAMRIAEEIDALDSIAIRPIPFLVTTRLLAATLAVIPLYVACLAITYLTCQVVTGIISGGSIGPYLHYFTMMLSGKDIVYSVLKCVVFVWLASTVQCYYGFYASGGPEGVGVAAGRAMRASITIVIMVNMLLTMALWSIDSGARFGG from the coding sequence TTGACGGTCTCCCCGTACGTCCCGGCGATCGCGCGCCCGCTGTTGCGGGCCTACCGGATGGCATCCGGCCCCACCATCCGGCTGGGCCACATGCTGGTCTTCTTCGGCCGCGCGGCGGCCGGTGTCCCGACCGTGCTGCGGCACTACCGCAGGGAGTTCGTGCGGCTGCTGTCCGATATCGCCTGGGGCAACGGCTCCATCGTGGTCGGCGGGGGGACCGCCGGGGTGGCGGTGGTGCTCGGCTTCACCGCCGGCGCGCTGGTGGCCATCGAGGGCTATAACTTCTTGAACCTGCTCGGCCTCGGCCCGGCGACCGGGATCATCTCCTCGCTGGTCAACACCCGGGAGCTGGCGCCGATCATGGCGTCGATGGCGTTCGCCATGCAGGCCGGCTGCCGGTTCACCGCGCAGCTCGGCGCGATGCGGATCGCCGAGGAGATCGACGCGCTGGATTCGATCGCGATCCGGCCGATCCCGTTCCTGGTCACCACCCGGCTGTTGGCCGCGACGCTCGCGGTGATCCCGCTGTACGTGGCCTGCCTGGCGATCACCTACCTGACCTGTCAGGTTGTCACCGGCATCATCAGCGGCGGGTCGATCGGCCCGTACCTGCACTACTTCACGATGATGCTGAGCGGCAAGGACATCGTCTATTCGGTGCTCAAGTGCGTGGTGTTCGTGTGGCTGGCCTCCACCGTGCAGTGCTACTACGGCTTCTACGCCTCCGGCGGGCCGGAAGGCGTCGGGGTGGCCGCCGGCCGCGCCATGCGGGCGTCCATCACGATCGTGATCATGGTCAACATGCTGCTGACGATGGCGTTGTGGAGCATCGACTCCGGCGCGAGGTTCGGTGGCTGA
- a CDS encoding MlaD family protein: protein MGNSLDTDGRGPSEQQLLGAGVAVLVVIALATAGLLAKSTGALNSYVRVVAELMNVGDGLPAQSDVKYHGLLVGNVTDVIPAAYGKPNYVHINLKPDHAKDIPTSVTARVVPSNVFAVSSIQLVDPGSEAADGSKVRDGTHIAENAELSTVIFQTTVSKLRDILAATGRGREDHSLGILAAVGAATDNRRVKLLSAGADMSRLLDQLNGIVATEPGPSTVSALLDATHGLQASAPDLVDALHQAVEPMRAFAEKRAELASLVGGGQYTVGVAREAFDNHVDQLIHITHDLTPVVGVLANNADKFVPIFTRVNRLSDLFFDQLYDPRLITKTMRANLSFTPLHTYTRADCPQYGELKGPSCFTAPMISVRPDLPETLLPQYYRFPPGLEPPAGTEIGPDGNLRAVGPPLINPDRSLADTNPPLPWWTGPFPRVPSNADPLDPAPPPPASPPIPAQPHAPEWQPPAPVAPASSFSGAVGSVGPAAFGGNVGPAAFGGNVGPVGSQTERDQLGVITGQRQPASVATQLLLGPLARGNAVSFAPAPASTGGQK from the coding sequence ATGGGCAATTCACTCGACACCGACGGGCGCGGTCCCTCCGAACAGCAGCTGCTGGGTGCCGGCGTCGCGGTGCTGGTGGTGATCGCGTTGGCCACCGCCGGTTTGCTGGCCAAGTCCACCGGCGCGCTCAACAGTTACGTGCGGGTGGTGGCCGAACTGATGAACGTGGGCGACGGACTGCCCGCCCAGTCCGACGTCAAGTACCACGGCCTGCTGGTCGGCAACGTCACCGACGTGATCCCGGCCGCCTACGGCAAACCCAACTACGTGCACATCAACCTCAAACCCGACCACGCCAAGGACATCCCGACTTCGGTGACCGCCCGGGTGGTGCCGTCGAACGTCTTCGCGGTGTCGTCGATTCAGCTGGTCGACCCAGGATCTGAGGCAGCCGACGGCTCGAAGGTCCGCGACGGCACGCACATCGCCGAGAACGCTGAATTGTCGACGGTGATCTTCCAGACCACGGTCTCCAAACTGCGCGACATCCTGGCCGCCACCGGCCGCGGCCGCGAGGACCACAGTCTGGGCATCCTGGCCGCCGTCGGCGCGGCCACCGACAACCGGCGCGTCAAGCTGCTGAGCGCCGGCGCCGACATGTCGCGACTGCTGGATCAGCTCAACGGCATCGTCGCCACCGAACCCGGCCCCTCGACGGTCTCGGCGCTGCTCGACGCCACCCACGGCCTGCAGGCAAGCGCCCCCGACCTGGTCGACGCACTGCACCAGGCGGTCGAGCCGATGCGGGCGTTCGCGGAGAAGCGCGCCGAGCTGGCCTCGCTGGTCGGCGGCGGCCAGTACACCGTGGGCGTTGCCCGCGAGGCGTTCGACAACCACGTCGACCAGCTGATCCACATCACCCACGACCTCACCCCGGTGGTGGGGGTGCTGGCCAACAACGCCGACAAGTTCGTCCCGATCTTCACCCGGGTCAACCGGCTCTCCGACCTGTTCTTCGACCAGCTCTACGATCCCCGGTTGATCACCAAGACCATGCGAGCCAACCTGTCCTTCACCCCGCTGCACACCTACACCCGGGCGGACTGCCCCCAGTACGGCGAACTGAAGGGACCGAGCTGCTTCACCGCACCGATGATCTCGGTACGGCCCGACCTCCCCGAGACACTGCTGCCGCAGTACTACCGCTTCCCGCCCGGCCTCGAACCACCGGCGGGCACCGAGATCGGCCCCGACGGGAACCTGCGTGCCGTCGGGCCGCCGCTGATCAACCCCGATCGCAGCCTGGCGGACACCAACCCGCCACTGCCCTGGTGGACCGGGCCCTTCCCGCGAGTACCCAGCAACGCCGACCCGCTCGACCCCGCGCCGCCACCACCGGCGAGCCCTCCCATCCCGGCCCAACCGCACGCCCCGGAGTGGCAGCCGCCGGCGCCGGTTGCGCCCGCATCGTCCTTTAGCGGCGCAGTCGGGTCGGTCGGTCCCGCCGCCTTCGGCGGCAATGTCGGTCCCGCTGCCTTCGGCGGCAATGTCGGTCCGGTCGGCAGCCAGACCGAACGCGACCAGCTCGGTGTCATCACCGGGCAGCGTCAGCCGGCATCGGTGGCCACCCAGCTGTTGCTCGGTCCCCTCGCGCGGGGCAACGCGGTGTCGTTCGCCCCGGCCCCCGCAAGCACCGGAGGGCAGAAGTGA
- a CDS encoding MlaD family protein, with translation MKCRGPVIGLSLFMVVAMVLTWLVYATLRRDVAGATTPYAAVFTDVYGLREGDDVRMAGVRVGRVEKVELDGEPAGPPKAKVSFIVQSDQKLYGNTVASVTYQNIIGQRYLGLSLGSHGSTELLPRGSVIGVEHTEPSFDVGALLNGFKPLMSLLNPKQADDLTRGVLQSLQGDQASITALVDQSSTLTATLAGRDEMLGGLITSLNRLTGTIAGQNDQLDHALTQARIAVADLDSRRPALQSSVGSLAQVTRQLSRIADEVFPSLEEMINREPGFTKHMAGIEPQLAFTGANLPLLLKGLGRAFGDGAYGNAYLCDLNVAGFFPGLNDITTIIVNAATPGNARPITQKNLAWHTPKCRNTVDG, from the coding sequence GTGAAATGCCGCGGTCCCGTGATCGGACTGTCCCTGTTCATGGTCGTCGCGATGGTGCTGACCTGGCTGGTCTACGCCACTCTGCGCCGCGATGTGGCCGGGGCGACGACCCCGTACGCGGCGGTGTTCACCGACGTCTACGGGCTGCGCGAGGGCGACGACGTCCGGATGGCCGGGGTGCGGGTGGGCCGGGTGGAGAAGGTCGAACTGGACGGGGAGCCGGCCGGCCCCCCGAAAGCAAAAGTCTCGTTCATCGTCCAAAGCGACCAGAAGCTGTACGGCAACACGGTCGCGTCGGTGACGTATCAGAACATCATCGGCCAGCGGTATCTCGGATTGTCGCTGGGTTCCCACGGCAGCACCGAACTGCTGCCCCGCGGGAGCGTGATCGGCGTCGAGCACACCGAACCGTCCTTCGACGTCGGCGCCCTGCTCAACGGCTTCAAACCACTGATGTCGCTGCTCAATCCCAAGCAGGCCGACGATCTGACCCGCGGTGTGCTGCAGTCGCTGCAGGGTGACCAGGCGTCGATCACCGCGCTGGTGGACCAGTCGTCGACGTTGACCGCGACACTGGCCGGGCGCGACGAGATGCTGGGTGGTCTCATCACCAGCCTGAACAGACTGACCGGCACCATCGCCGGACAAAACGACCAGCTCGACCATGCGCTGACCCAGGCCCGCATCGCGGTAGCAGACCTGGACTCGCGCCGCCCGGCGTTGCAGTCCTCGGTCGGGTCGCTGGCCCAGGTGACGCGGCAGCTCTCGCGGATCGCCGACGAGGTCTTCCCGTCCCTGGAGGAGATGATCAACCGCGAGCCCGGTTTCACCAAGCACATGGCCGGCATCGAACCGCAGCTGGCGTTCACCGGGGCCAACCTGCCGCTGCTGCTCAAGGGCCTGGGCCGGGCGTTCGGGGACGGCGCCTACGGCAACGCCTACCTCTGCGACCTGAACGTCGCCGGATTCTTCCCGGGCCTCAACGACATCACCACGATCATCGTCAACGCGGCGACCCCCGGCAATGCTCGCCCGATAACCCAGAAGAACCTGGCCTGGCACACGCCGAAGTGCAGGAACACCGTCGATGGGTAA
- a CDS encoding MCE family protein, with protein MSAPPTVAADDPIEEPTDTVAVPRRSAPTVTPTGRRRVTALISALIAGALIVSAAAAYYFNPFGGHITVTTQFDSAAGLYEGNVVAVLGMPVGKIRKVTPKGEYVEAEFTVDRGVKIPADVRAVTINTSILTARQIELTPAYAGGPVLADRTTIGLNRTRTPVAFDRVLDMLDKVSKSLGGDGKGNGPVADVINAGADIADGNGERIKSTLSELSRALQLSSDRGETTGDQLTTIITNLSSLMDAAARNDAKLRQFGSTTRQLSQMLANEDFGTGRTGRKINEIVTQATSLLQANRDNLKHAILNGDTAVTTLVDKQRDLAELLNLLPMTMENLYNAVDTNNGAVRLHALVDKILVDSQSTKELCNMMHLRQLGCGTGTLADYGPDFGLTYVLDGLSMMGQ; from the coding sequence ATGAGCGCGCCACCGACCGTCGCCGCCGACGATCCGATCGAGGAGCCGACAGACACCGTCGCGGTGCCGCGCCGTTCGGCGCCGACAGTCACCCCCACCGGCCGGCGCCGCGTCACGGCGCTGATCTCTGCGCTGATCGCCGGGGCACTGATCGTCTCCGCCGCGGCCGCCTACTACTTCAACCCGTTCGGCGGTCATATCACTGTCACCACCCAATTCGACAGCGCCGCAGGGCTTTACGAAGGCAATGTGGTCGCGGTGCTCGGGATGCCGGTGGGCAAGATCCGCAAGGTCACTCCGAAGGGCGAGTACGTCGAGGCCGAATTCACCGTCGACCGCGGCGTGAAGATCCCCGCCGACGTGCGCGCCGTGACCATCAACACCTCGATCCTGACCGCACGGCAGATCGAGCTGACCCCGGCGTATGCGGGCGGTCCGGTGCTGGCCGACCGCACCACCATCGGGCTGAACCGCACCCGGACGCCGGTCGCGTTCGATCGGGTGCTGGACATGCTCGACAAGGTCTCCAAATCGCTCGGCGGCGACGGCAAGGGCAACGGGCCGGTGGCCGACGTGATCAACGCCGGCGCCGACATCGCCGACGGCAACGGCGAGAGGATCAAATCAACGCTGAGCGAGTTGTCACGGGCCCTGCAACTCAGCTCCGACCGCGGCGAGACGACCGGCGATCAGCTGACCACGATCATCACCAACCTCAGCTCGCTGATGGACGCGGCGGCCCGCAACGACGCGAAGTTGCGTCAATTCGGCTCCACCACACGCCAGTTGAGTCAGATGCTCGCCAACGAGGATTTCGGGACCGGGCGCACCGGCCGCAAGATCAACGAGATCGTCACCCAGGCGACGTCGCTGCTGCAGGCCAACCGGGACAACCTCAAGCATGCCATTCTCAACGGCGACACCGCCGTGACCACCCTGGTGGACAAGCAGCGCGACCTGGCAGAACTCCTCAACCTGCTGCCGATGACAATGGAAAACCTCTATAACGCCGTCGACACCAACAACGGGGCGGTCCGGCTGCACGCCCTGGTGGACAAGATCCTCGTCGACAGCCAAAGCACCAAGGAGCTGTGCAACATGATGCACCTTCGACAGTTGGGTTGTGGCACAGGAACTCTGGCCGATTACGGCCCCGACTTCGGTCTGACGTATGTCCTCGACGGCCTCTCGATGATGGGGCAGTAG